A window of the Acidobacteriota bacterium genome harbors these coding sequences:
- a CDS encoding GWxTD domain-containing protein, protein GPEGFLLTKKEIKEWGKIKSDAEAERFIELFWARRNPQPNNPFNTFKAEFDAKVKFADDNFGYKTQRGSLTDRGRVLILMGRPAGRDIRGTGEVPSAGATSDSDQVRGRTDLWFYDPEKLPEEFKAKGNQLIFMFYEERLDSNIFVLDRSNRESFKAMSALARAPEVYLLHPDLTEVPKPISISGAAPAAAAHLAWLDVDDAPFDDVAITFSDLGVANDVSRPVWVHLELPPDAPPLDVIVGQVKSSEDEIVSNFETNVTPIDGQYGSVYHLAFPLENGAYTIEIAGGAGGEPQLVKSFETEVSPIPTDGVWMSPLWVGISATPNREAKLGEAFTFGGWHLMPVAGPELTKAMELAYFGFVVRPELNEEGKVDLEARVQLKRDGKNLGRALKVPLDTSNIIGDLYMYGNSIGLSGLPEAGDYGFEFEVTERISETSVTKDLSIQINE, encoded by the coding sequence ACGGCCCCGAGGGCTTTCTGCTCACCAAGAAGGAAATCAAGGAGTGGGGAAAGATCAAATCCGATGCGGAGGCGGAGCGCTTCATCGAGCTATTCTGGGCGCGCCGCAACCCCCAACCCAACAATCCTTTCAATACATTCAAGGCCGAGTTTGATGCCAAGGTGAAGTTTGCAGATGACAACTTCGGCTACAAGACCCAACGTGGGTCGCTCACCGATCGCGGACGCGTGTTGATTCTCATGGGACGCCCTGCGGGACGTGACATCCGGGGAACAGGCGAAGTGCCCTCGGCCGGCGCCACCTCGGATAGCGACCAGGTGAGGGGCAGGACCGATCTCTGGTTTTACGACCCCGAAAAGTTGCCAGAGGAATTCAAAGCCAAAGGGAATCAGCTCATCTTCATGTTCTACGAAGAGCGGCTGGACTCCAATATCTTCGTCCTCGATCGTTCGAACCGTGAGTCCTTCAAGGCGATGAGCGCGCTCGCTCGGGCACCCGAGGTCTACCTCCTCCACCCGGACCTCACTGAAGTTCCAAAACCGATTTCCATCAGCGGCGCGGCACCTGCCGCGGCTGCACACCTCGCGTGGCTCGATGTCGATGATGCACCGTTCGACGACGTCGCCATCACCTTTTCCGATCTGGGTGTTGCCAACGATGTCAGCCGGCCCGTCTGGGTTCACCTCGAGCTTCCTCCTGACGCGCCTCCGCTCGATGTGATCGTCGGACAGGTGAAATCCTCCGAGGACGAAATCGTCAGCAACTTCGAAACCAACGTGACGCCGATCGATGGACAATATGGATCGGTATATCACCTTGCGTTTCCGCTGGAAAACGGCGCATACACGATCGAGATCGCAGGTGGTGCCGGTGGCGAACCGCAGCTGGTCAAAAGCTTCGAGACCGAGGTGTCGCCGATCCCAACAGATGGAGTCTGGATGTCGCCACTGTGGGTGGGGATCTCGGCCACACCGAATCGCGAGGCAAAGCTGGGTGAGGCTTTCACTTTTGGCGGCTGGCATCTGATGCCGGTGGCGGGCCCCGAGCTGACCAAGGCCATGGAACTCGCCTACTTCGGCTTTGTTGTTCGGCCGGAGTTGAACGAGGAAGGGAAGGTCGATCTCGAAGCGCGAGTGCAGCTGAAACGGGACGGTAAGAATTTGGGACGTGCGTTGAAGGTGCCGCTGGACACCTCGAATATCATCGGAGACCTCTACATGTATGGGAACTCGATCGGGCTCTCGGGCCTCCCGGAGGCGGGTGATTACGGATTCGAGTTCGAGGTTACGGAACGCATCTCGGAAACCTCGGTCACGAAGGACCTGTCGATACAGATCAACGAGTAG
- a CDS encoding DUF2892 domain-containing protein has translation MTVNEALRAMAGIVVLLSLALGYWVSPYWYLLTAFVGLNLLQSAFTKWCPAMTIFRKLGLKEG, from the coding sequence ATGACCGTGAATGAAGCCCTTCGCGCGATGGCCGGAATCGTCGTCCTGTTGTCCCTCGCCCTCGGCTACTGGGTGAGCCCCTACTGGTATCTGCTGACCGCGTTCGTCGGCCTCAACCTGCTGCAGTCAGCATTCACCAAGTGGTGTCCGGCGATGACCATCTTCCGCAAGCTGGGCCTGAAAGAAGGCTGA
- a CDS encoding efflux RND transporter permease subunit — MNTENEDLRANGSEAPSALEIEQARREALRLKMTRRKIGMAGRIGKAFLDSKLTPLIIVASLLLGLFAILVTPSEEEPQIKVPMIDVMVGFPGATAEEVEHRVITPLEKLLYEIENVEYIYSISNPSGGLIVVRFLVGTDPDQAAVRVHTKIQSALDQMPEGLMPPIVKPRTIDDVPVVAYTLWGEHTTPVELRRVADEVKVELTRHPRVAQVWVIGGQRRVVRVDFNREQLASYGISMLQAYGALKSLNWRLPAGATAVANSEVLVDAGQFLQSADEVRDLVISAHGGRPVYLGDVADVHDGPEEPANYVWLGSGPAAPEKGLDTGTDVPAVTVAVAKKPGTNAVDMVNDLDQMLERLAGRVIPSNVHVLKTRDYGATAQEKSDELLKHLWSATIAVILLMWITLSWREASVVAVVIPVTLALTLAASYFFGYTLNRVSLFALVFSIGILVDDAIVVVENIHRHIKLKWAGAKRTTVYAVDEVGNPTILATFAIISALLPLAFVRGLMGPYMRPIPINASAAMLFSLMVAFTISPWLAYRLFRKESETGAEEPNEELPEDTELPAEGRISKLYSFIMKPLIGRSLLRYLFLAGVATLLIAAIGTVAVGFTTVKMLPHDNKSELQIVIDAPEGFSLEQTNSAARELAYHFRSMPEVTDFQVYAGTAAPFNFNGLVRHYFLRNGSNMADIQVNFVHKHKRSDKSHALANEVRQMLLPTAEVLGVDIKVTEIPPGPPVLSTLVAEVYGPTLEGRLEVADQVKEVFATTDGVVDVDWEVEAPGPRVEIHVDREKAMLSGVTPEQVVRTLRIALDGAEAGLIHDSTSRDPVPIVLRLDRTQRAHVDDLLMLAVHGRDGRMVPLSEIATVVDHDRERSRYHKNLQPVTYVYGEVAGRFEAPVYAILEMKDRLDEIITPLGEPLEIITTTLPDDSTRYIMKWDGEWHITYEVFRDMGIAFAVVMVLIYVLMVGWFKSFITPIIIMVPIPLTLVGILPAHGIFGVFFTATSMIGFIALAGIIVRNSILLVDFINLELKSGEILEDAVVKAGAVRLVPIFLTQLSTIVGASFMLSDPIFQGLALAMISGIIVSTALTLGVIPVLYYMYLKFVGPENVVEID, encoded by the coding sequence ATGAACACCGAGAACGAAGACCTGCGCGCCAACGGATCCGAGGCGCCGAGCGCGCTCGAGATCGAGCAGGCGCGCCGTGAAGCCTTGCGATTGAAGATGACCCGCCGCAAGATCGGCATGGCGGGGCGGATCGGCAAGGCATTTCTCGACTCCAAGCTGACGCCGCTGATCATCGTCGCGTCCCTGCTGCTCGGCCTGTTCGCGATACTCGTGACGCCGTCGGAGGAAGAGCCGCAGATCAAGGTGCCGATGATTGACGTCATGGTGGGGTTCCCGGGCGCCACGGCAGAGGAGGTCGAACACCGCGTCATCACGCCGCTCGAAAAGCTGCTCTACGAGATCGAAAATGTCGAGTATATCTATTCGATCTCGAACCCGTCGGGCGGGCTCATCGTGGTCCGCTTTCTGGTCGGTACCGACCCGGACCAGGCCGCGGTACGGGTTCACACCAAGATCCAGTCCGCCCTCGATCAGATGCCCGAGGGTCTGATGCCGCCGATCGTCAAGCCACGCACCATCGACGACGTCCCGGTGGTCGCCTACACCCTGTGGGGTGAGCACACCACCCCGGTGGAACTGCGCCGTGTCGCCGACGAGGTCAAGGTCGAGCTGACCCGCCATCCTCGGGTGGCCCAGGTTTGGGTTATCGGTGGGCAGCGACGGGTGGTGCGGGTCGATTTCAATCGCGAGCAGCTCGCCTCGTACGGCATCTCGATGCTGCAGGCTTACGGAGCTCTCAAGAGCCTGAACTGGCGTCTTCCCGCAGGCGCGACCGCAGTCGCGAACTCCGAGGTCCTGGTCGATGCCGGCCAGTTCCTGCAGAGCGCCGACGAGGTCCGCGATCTCGTAATCTCTGCCCACGGAGGGCGGCCCGTATATCTGGGAGACGTCGCCGACGTCCATGATGGACCGGAGGAGCCCGCCAACTACGTCTGGCTCGGCTCCGGCCCGGCAGCCCCCGAGAAGGGTCTCGACACCGGAACCGATGTGCCGGCCGTGACCGTGGCGGTGGCGAAGAAACCCGGCACCAACGCGGTTGACATGGTGAATGATCTCGACCAGATGCTCGAGCGTCTCGCCGGTCGAGTGATCCCATCCAACGTCCACGTGCTCAAGACGCGGGATTACGGTGCCACCGCGCAGGAGAAATCGGACGAACTCCTGAAGCACCTGTGGTCGGCAACCATCGCGGTCATCCTCCTGATGTGGATCACCCTGTCGTGGCGGGAGGCCTCGGTCGTCGCCGTCGTCATCCCGGTGACCCTCGCCCTGACGCTCGCCGCCTCGTACTTCTTCGGCTACACCTTGAACCGCGTCAGCCTTTTCGCGCTCGTCTTCTCGATCGGAATTCTGGTCGACGACGCCATCGTCGTGGTGGAAAATATCCATCGCCACATCAAGCTGAAATGGGCGGGAGCGAAGCGCACGACGGTCTACGCCGTCGACGAGGTGGGCAACCCGACGATCCTCGCCACCTTCGCCATCATTTCGGCGCTGTTGCCGCTGGCGTTCGTTCGTGGCCTGATGGGTCCCTATATGCGACCGATCCCGATCAACGCCTCCGCCGCCATGCTGTTCTCGCTGATGGTTGCCTTCACGATCTCGCCGTGGCTGGCCTACCGCCTCTTCCGCAAAGAGAGTGAAACGGGCGCAGAGGAGCCAAACGAGGAACTGCCCGAGGACACCGAGCTTCCGGCGGAAGGCAGGATCTCGAAGCTCTACTCCTTCATCATGAAACCGCTGATCGGCCGGTCTCTCCTGCGCTATCTCTTCCTTGCAGGAGTCGCCACGCTGCTCATCGCGGCGATCGGCACCGTGGCCGTCGGATTCACTACTGTGAAGATGCTGCCACACGATAACAAGTCGGAGTTGCAGATCGTGATCGACGCTCCCGAGGGCTTCTCCCTCGAGCAGACCAACTCCGCCGCACGAGAGCTCGCCTATCACTTCCGCTCGATGCCGGAGGTCACCGACTTCCAGGTCTATGCCGGCACCGCAGCTCCTTTCAACTTCAATGGCCTGGTGCGCCACTACTTCCTGCGAAACGGCAGCAACATGGCCGACATTCAGGTCAACTTCGTGCACAAGCACAAACGTTCGGACAAGTCTCACGCCCTGGCCAACGAGGTTCGGCAGATGCTGCTGCCGACTGCAGAGGTCCTCGGTGTGGATATCAAGGTGACCGAGATCCCTCCGGGACCGCCGGTTCTCTCGACCCTGGTGGCCGAGGTCTACGGCCCGACTCTCGAGGGACGGCTCGAGGTCGCCGACCAGGTCAAGGAGGTCTTTGCCACCACCGACGGGGTCGTCGACGTTGACTGGGAGGTGGAAGCTCCCGGACCCAGAGTCGAGATTCACGTCGATCGAGAGAAGGCGATGCTCTCCGGTGTCACCCCGGAGCAGGTAGTCCGCACCCTGAGGATCGCCCTCGATGGCGCCGAGGCCGGACTCATCCATGATTCAACCAGCCGAGATCCGGTGCCGATCGTGCTGCGCCTCGATCGCACCCAGCGGGCCCACGTAGATGATCTGCTCATGCTCGCGGTGCACGGACGGGACGGCCGCATGGTGCCGCTGTCCGAGATCGCGACGGTCGTCGATCACGATCGTGAAAGAAGCCGGTATCACAAGAACCTGCAGCCGGTGACCTACGTTTACGGCGAGGTCGCAGGCAGGTTCGAGGCGCCGGTCTACGCGATTCTCGAAATGAAGGACCGGCTCGACGAAATCATCACACCGCTCGGCGAGCCGCTGGAGATCATTACCACCACTCTGCCCGATGACAGCACCCGCTACATCATGAAGTGGGACGGGGAATGGCACATCACCTACGAGGTTTTCCGTGACATGGGGATCGCCTTCGCAGTCGTGATGGTGCTCATCTACGTACTGATGGTCGGGTGGTTCAAGTCGTTCATCACACCGATCATCATCATGGTCCCGATCCCGTTGACCCTAGTGGGCATCCTGCCGGCACATGGCATCTTCGGAGTGTTCTTCACCGCCACGTCGATGATCGGATTCATCGCTCTCGCCGGCATCATCGTGCGCAATTCGATTCTGCTGGTGGACTTCATCAACCTGGAGCTCAAATCCGGGGAGATCCTCGAGGACGCCGTTGTCAAGGCGGGAGCCGTTCGCCTAGTACCGATCTTCCTGACCCAGCTTTCAACCATTGTTGGCGCCTCTTTCATGCTCTCGGACCCGATCTTCCAGGGCCTCGCCCTGGCAATGATCTCCGGGATCATCGTCTCCACCGCGCTGACGCTGGGCGTGATACCAGTTCTCTATTACATGTACCTGAAATTCGTCGGACCGGAAAACGTTGTGGAGATTGACTGA
- a CDS encoding efflux RND transporter periplasmic adaptor subunit, whose amino-acid sequence MKARRFFSTCLISVVSFGLAACGHDEPKTAEPDLAPLTVKIAEVERTTEAMPIEVRGVVRPARQASVSSRVMGPVIKLHARAGSTVARNQILLEIQPEAAAGQLGQAQGALAQAKAALALAERNYKRFETLHAENAASELELDMARMQYEQAQGAVEQAEGAVRAASSVANESLVRAPFAARVVENLVEVGDLAAPGRPLVRIESIGGQQMWLNVRERDIGRVQIGDTIRMRLDARPDLGAIEGEVREIVPSANAGTHTFTVKVDLGQVEVPSGFSGRAMIVGDAADRLIIPTDAVHRRGGLELVIVYSADGSARTRAVTTGSVIDDEWIEVLSGVDAGESVVVDAPGPVADGTPLELAR is encoded by the coding sequence ATGAAGGCGCGTAGGTTCTTTTCAACCTGTCTCATATCCGTCGTATCCTTCGGTCTCGCCGCGTGCGGTCACGACGAACCCAAGACCGCCGAGCCCGACCTCGCCCCCCTCACCGTCAAAATCGCCGAGGTCGAAAGAACGACTGAAGCCATGCCAATCGAAGTTCGCGGCGTGGTTCGGCCGGCTCGTCAGGCCTCGGTGTCGAGCCGCGTGATGGGCCCGGTGATCAAGCTCCATGCCCGCGCGGGCAGTACGGTCGCCAGGAACCAGATCCTGCTCGAGATCCAGCCCGAAGCGGCGGCAGGCCAGCTCGGTCAGGCCCAGGGTGCTCTCGCCCAAGCTAAGGCGGCCCTCGCGCTGGCCGAGCGCAACTACAAGCGGTTCGAGACTCTTCACGCCGAAAACGCCGCCTCCGAGCTCGAACTGGACATGGCGCGAATGCAGTACGAACAGGCCCAGGGGGCGGTCGAGCAGGCCGAAGGCGCGGTACGCGCGGCCTCGTCGGTGGCTAACGAGTCACTGGTTCGCGCACCCTTCGCAGCCCGCGTGGTGGAAAATCTGGTCGAGGTCGGCGACCTCGCAGCCCCCGGCCGCCCGCTGGTTCGAATCGAGTCCATCGGGGGCCAGCAGATGTGGCTCAACGTCCGGGAACGCGATATCGGCCGCGTCCAGATCGGCGACACGATCCGGATGCGCCTCGACGCGCGACCCGATCTTGGTGCGATCGAGGGTGAGGTGCGCGAGATCGTGCCCTCGGCAAATGCAGGCACCCACACCTTCACCGTCAAGGTTGACCTCGGCCAGGTCGAAGTGCCGTCCGGATTCAGCGGTCGGGCGATGATCGTCGGCGACGCGGCCGACCGGCTGATCATTCCGACCGACGCCGTACACCGGCGGGGGGGCCTCGAGCTCGTGATCGTCTACTCCGCTGACGGCAGTGCACGGACCCGCGCCGTGACCACCGGAAGCGTCATCGATGACGAGTGGATCGAGGTCCTGTCCGGTGTCGACGCCGGCGAGTCCGTCGTTGTCGACGCGCCCGGGCCAGTTGCCGACGGCACGCCCTTGGAGCTCGCGCGATGA
- a CDS encoding TolC family protein: MRSYPLIILISLIAAIPVCAQELTLESAVETALLGNPEVSAARERAAAAGERLESGESYRLPKIGLSESFTYTDNPAEVFALTLNQGRFDMQKFFMSDPNDPDPLSTFVTRVDLELPVYTGGKISARIGQADMMATAEEASYVYTREKVAFETITAYVNLAKAREHQALLEKARSTTAQHVRLAERYADEGMILDADVLQARVYLAEMDDLLTQATNGAQLAQAALNFQMGVDQAQPQALAPVPPAPPVVGEVNEWISIALENRSDLAAARHKLEAGRLEEKVSRPGYFPEIAVLGHYDLYDDTIFGSNGHSGSVMAVARINLLGGGSGSSDRAAARHETASFEADIRRFEEGVKLEVQQAWQGLDTARTRHTTARSTLNAAGEAARVRESRFKQGLDKMIDLLDAETALREAEMRELVARYDVVLDTHRLRFVSGVTLTDALEETR, encoded by the coding sequence ATGCGTTCGTACCCTCTCATCATCTTGATTTCGTTGATCGCGGCAATCCCGGTCTGCGCCCAAGAATTAACCCTCGAGTCGGCGGTGGAAACAGCTCTGCTCGGGAACCCGGAGGTCTCAGCGGCAAGGGAGCGCGCCGCCGCCGCCGGCGAGCGACTCGAATCAGGTGAGAGCTATCGCTTGCCGAAGATCGGCCTCAGTGAGAGCTTCACCTACACCGACAATCCGGCGGAGGTCTTCGCCCTGACCCTCAACCAGGGCAGATTCGACATGCAGAAGTTCTTCATGTCCGACCCGAACGACCCGGATCCCCTCTCCACCTTTGTCACACGAGTCGACCTCGAGCTGCCCGTCTACACCGGGGGCAAGATCTCCGCCCGAATCGGTCAGGCCGACATGATGGCCACCGCCGAGGAGGCGTCTTATGTGTACACGCGGGAGAAGGTCGCGTTCGAGACGATAACCGCCTACGTCAACCTCGCCAAGGCCCGCGAACACCAGGCGTTGCTCGAGAAGGCGAGATCGACGACTGCCCAACACGTCAGGCTGGCCGAACGATATGCCGACGAGGGCATGATCCTCGACGCCGACGTCCTTCAGGCCCGGGTCTATCTCGCGGAAATGGATGATCTCTTGACGCAGGCCACCAACGGGGCGCAGCTCGCCCAGGCGGCCCTCAACTTCCAGATGGGCGTCGACCAGGCTCAGCCCCAGGCGCTCGCACCGGTTCCGCCGGCCCCTCCCGTTGTCGGCGAAGTGAATGAATGGATCTCGATCGCCCTGGAAAACCGCAGCGACCTGGCGGCCGCTCGACACAAGCTCGAGGCCGGCCGGCTCGAGGAAAAAGTGTCGCGGCCGGGCTACTTTCCCGAAATCGCAGTTCTCGGGCATTACGATCTCTATGACGACACGATCTTCGGTTCCAACGGCCACTCCGGCTCGGTGATGGCAGTCGCGAGGATCAACCTCCTCGGCGGAGGCTCCGGCTCATCCGATCGGGCCGCGGCCCGTCACGAGACCGCTTCCTTCGAGGCCGACATCCGTCGTTTCGAAGAAGGAGTCAAGCTCGAGGTCCAGCAGGCCTGGCAGGGTCTGGACACCGCCCGCACCCGCCACACCACTGCTCGAAGCACTCTGAACGCAGCCGGCGAAGCGGCGCGAGTCCGCGAAAGCCGATTCAAGCAGGGGCTGGACAAAATGATCGATTTGCTCGACGCCGAGACCGCTCTCCGCGAGGCGGAGATGCGTGAGCTCGTCGCGCGATATGACGTTGTTCTCGACACTCACCGTCTCCGGTTCGTGTCCGGCGTAACGTTGACTGATGCTTTGGAGGAAACCCGATGA
- a CDS encoding PAS domain-containing protein yields the protein MMPSRVFVATESAGPRARLAAVLVAVSAGLIVAVLQSVVVWQGARSEYLLLAGFNAFLASLATWFFQVRWRLLGDPFDRQVRNVFLPIACHFILQLTLEALLSSKDLVDTFVRISWVVSQALAAAILLFAFRGGRERGSGHLVLRAVGALAAAVAVWAGFNYFRDSGLVREIGPLEAGLATAFLIAAVVPMLGGREQRQPREVWLSGAFLLSAIAHMDLSWSRQPYDSPFMWGFVLIGLSLATPTIGAVFENVTLLEGQSSLSDHFKRIRQRMEILLNTLPVLVMSVDRDRHVRYANRAANSLFSGPRPLGEPDHELSWLDRIHAANRPQVYSAIPSVLEGGRGSWQELIRVEDSDGIIHWLSTQMHPVVDPVLNETLIQIVAIDVTDLHLARTAAEARQSRLAFLSTLAQTVAGEVEEQKILDHFLETGRALLPLSSLLLYRPVSDGSGLQLVAGTGPGVEAFEKDRFSPISAGGHPCWTSYAEGFPQTVSASAALPQELADWLATEHGIRHLSYLPLMAAGRSAGVLLATSSTALDLTIDDVDLLTQVGYLLGGPISLSQIVRELDEQRAVAFEASRLKSEFLANTSHELRTPLTAILGFLKLIMDGSVEDPEKQREFLKIAHESAESLLNIINDVLDLAKIEAGRLEVHFAPVPVRAIVEDVETLFKHQMKSKGLKFNTAGRNSKLVIWADPDRTVQVLTNLLSNSMKFTERGGSITVDCREKDGIVVFTVEDTGIGMAEDEIAKVFSSFYQVDGSTTRQRGGTGLGLTISRRLAELMGGTLRLESAGRSQGTTAHLSLREFSAEHDGTNPEIRLPT from the coding sequence ATGATGCCGAGTCGGGTCTTCGTGGCAACCGAGAGCGCCGGTCCGCGTGCGCGCCTGGCAGCAGTCCTGGTCGCGGTCTCGGCCGGCCTGATCGTCGCGGTCCTGCAATCCGTCGTCGTCTGGCAGGGTGCCCGCAGCGAGTACCTCCTGCTCGCAGGGTTCAACGCATTTCTGGCCTCCCTGGCAACCTGGTTCTTCCAGGTTCGTTGGCGCCTCCTCGGAGATCCCTTCGACCGTCAGGTGCGCAACGTCTTTCTGCCGATAGCCTGTCATTTCATTCTCCAGCTCACGCTCGAGGCCCTGTTGAGTTCGAAGGATCTCGTCGACACATTCGTCCGAATTTCATGGGTCGTTTCGCAGGCCCTCGCGGCAGCAATCCTCCTCTTCGCGTTTCGAGGCGGACGTGAGCGTGGGTCCGGTCATCTCGTCCTGCGCGCGGTTGGTGCCCTGGCTGCCGCCGTCGCGGTGTGGGCGGGATTCAACTACTTCCGAGACAGCGGCCTGGTACGGGAAATCGGTCCGCTCGAGGCGGGTCTCGCGACCGCATTCCTGATCGCGGCGGTGGTCCCGATGTTGGGCGGTCGGGAGCAACGGCAGCCCCGCGAAGTGTGGCTCAGCGGCGCTTTTCTGCTCAGTGCCATCGCTCATATGGACCTCTCCTGGTCGCGGCAGCCCTACGACTCCCCATTCATGTGGGGGTTCGTCTTGATCGGACTCAGCCTGGCGACGCCGACGATCGGTGCGGTGTTCGAGAACGTGACTCTGCTGGAGGGGCAATCCTCCCTTTCGGACCACTTCAAACGCATTCGCCAGCGGATGGAAATTCTGCTCAACACGCTGCCTGTTTTGGTCATGTCGGTCGATCGCGATCGCCACGTCCGATACGCCAATCGTGCCGCCAACAGCCTGTTCTCCGGCCCCAGACCCCTGGGCGAACCGGATCACGAGTTGAGCTGGCTGGACCGGATACACGCCGCCAACCGGCCCCAGGTCTACTCTGCAATCCCATCCGTTCTCGAAGGCGGCCGTGGTTCATGGCAGGAGCTGATTCGAGTCGAGGACAGCGATGGGATCATCCACTGGCTCAGCACCCAGATGCATCCGGTGGTCGACCCTGTTCTCAACGAGACCCTGATCCAGATTGTCGCCATCGATGTCACGGATCTCCACCTCGCCCGGACCGCAGCCGAGGCCCGGCAATCCCGTCTCGCATTCCTTTCGACCCTCGCCCAGACTGTAGCCGGGGAGGTCGAGGAACAAAAGATTCTCGACCACTTCCTCGAAACGGGGCGTGCACTGCTGCCGCTGAGCTCGTTACTCCTCTATCGGCCGGTTTCGGATGGCAGCGGGCTGCAACTGGTCGCCGGCACCGGCCCGGGTGTGGAGGCCTTCGAAAAAGACCGTTTCAGCCCGATCAGCGCCGGTGGCCACCCCTGCTGGACATCGTATGCCGAAGGATTTCCGCAAACCGTGTCCGCCTCTGCCGCCCTCCCGCAGGAGCTTGCCGACTGGCTGGCGACCGAGCACGGAATCCGTCACCTCAGCTACCTTCCGCTGATGGCCGCCGGAAGGTCCGCAGGGGTGCTTCTTGCCACCTCCAGCACCGCCCTCGACCTGACGATCGACGATGTCGACCTGCTGACGCAGGTCGGGTATCTGCTCGGCGGGCCGATTTCGCTGTCGCAGATCGTGCGCGAGCTCGATGAGCAACGCGCCGTCGCATTCGAGGCTTCGCGCCTCAAGTCCGAGTTTCTCGCCAACACCTCGCACGAGCTTCGCACCCCGTTGACCGCGATCCTCGGCTTCCTCAAGCTGATCATGGACGGTTCGGTCGAGGATCCCGAGAAGCAACGGGAGTTCCTGAAGATTGCCCATGAATCGGCGGAAAGCCTGCTCAACATCATCAACGATGTCCTCGATCTGGCGAAGATCGAGGCGGGCCGGCTGGAAGTTCACTTTGCGCCAGTGCCGGTTCGGGCCATCGTCGAGGATGTGGAGACCCTGTTCAAACATCAGATGAAAAGCAAGGGCCTCAAGTTCAATACCGCGGGTCGCAACAGCAAGCTCGTGATCTGGGCCGATCCCGATCGCACGGTACAGGTACTCACCAATCTTCTCTCGAACTCGATGAAGTTCACCGAAAGGGGTGGTTCGATCACCGTTGATTGCAGGGAAAAAGACGGCATCGTCGTGTTCACGGTTGAGGACACCGGGATCGGCATGGCGGAGGACGAGATTGCCAAGGTCTTCTCATCGTTCTACCAGGTCGACGGTTCAACGACCCGCCAGCGTGGCGGGACCGGGCTCGGCCTGACCATCTCGCGCCGCCTCGCCGAGCTCATGGGCGGGACGCTCCGACTCGAAAGCGCGGGCAGGAGCCAGGGCACGACGGCCCACTTGAGCCTGCGCGAGTTCAGCGCCGAGCACGACGGCACCAATCCCGAGATTCGGCTGCCGACCTGA
- a CDS encoding DUF481 domain-containing protein: MRKTILLMGLICALGSSFALADETTEEEVEPTWKGALGLAWVATSGNTDTSTFGLDFELERKPEPWGLTFLVHGNRAEDNGEKTAENYLVSGRAVRSLSGRWEVFGGLAWARDPFAGFDSQTLATTGATYHAVKTERHQLSFDMGLSYTWEDRVPPSEDVDFFGGILGLSWEWKLGESSKLVERLVLIPNFDDSDDWRVASDTAIEADVNQWLALRFGFGIRHRNQPIDDAESTDTTSKASVVFNF; the protein is encoded by the coding sequence ATGAGGAAAACGATCCTGTTAATGGGGCTGATCTGTGCCCTTGGAAGTTCGTTTGCGCTTGCCGACGAGACGACTGAAGAGGAGGTCGAGCCGACCTGGAAGGGCGCGCTCGGCCTGGCGTGGGTTGCGACGAGCGGCAACACCGATACCTCGACCTTCGGTCTCGATTTTGAACTCGAGCGCAAGCCGGAACCGTGGGGATTGACCTTCCTGGTTCACGGAAACCGAGCCGAGGACAACGGGGAAAAGACGGCCGAGAACTACCTCGTCTCCGGACGAGCGGTGCGCAGCCTGAGTGGACGGTGGGAGGTTTTCGGTGGTCTGGCCTGGGCCAGGGATCCTTTCGCTGGATTCGACTCACAGACTCTTGCCACGACCGGCGCCACCTATCACGCAGTGAAGACCGAACGGCACCAGCTGAGCTTCGATATGGGTCTCAGCTACACCTGGGAGGACCGGGTGCCGCCCTCCGAGGATGTGGATTTCTTCGGTGGCATCCTGGGTCTCAGCTGGGAATGGAAGCTCGGAGAGAGCTCCAAGCTGGTCGAACGACTGGTCTTGATTCCGAACTTCGATGATTCGGACGATTGGCGGGTGGCATCGGACACGGCCATCGAGGCCGATGTCAACCAGTGGTTGGCGCTGCGATTTGGATTTGGAATTCGTCACCGCAACCAGCCGATTGACGACGCGGAAAGCACGGATACGACTTCGAAAGCATCGGTTGTCTTCAACTTCTGA